In a genomic window of Ignavibacteria bacterium:
- a CDS encoding ATP-binding protein, protein MLRTGHQKEDADADQYDTGLVDTSIPPNLATVNRFSPLACTLHSVSKYYPPSPGIVDVVAIDESSQCSIGVALPALFRAKKLVVVGDLKQLQPVSSLVESKLIDIAIECSVDSDDLALWVNPQSSLQSLVEYQISRAGSDTVVRLTDHHRSVPEIIEFSNTTFYQGTLRLRRTANSEGTQLKWIDIRGTEVDKVNSDEIDAVIAQIKVLLEHGILPSDIGVVTPFTYQKHELTDHFRTRGGHGVPR, encoded by the coding sequence TTGTTACGAACTGGGCATCAGAAAGAAGATGCTGATGCTGATCAATACGACACCGGACTTGTTGATACTTCGATCCCACCCAACCTAGCCACAGTCAACAGATTCTCGCCATTAGCGTGCACTCTTCACTCTGTATCGAAGTACTACCCTCCGAGTCCTGGGATCGTGGACGTTGTAGCAATCGACGAGTCGAGTCAATGTTCAATAGGCGTTGCACTGCCAGCCTTGTTTCGAGCCAAGAAGCTTGTAGTGGTTGGCGACCTCAAGCAGCTTCAACCAGTGTCATCGCTAGTAGAATCGAAACTCATTGACATAGCCATTGAGTGTAGCGTGGACTCAGATGACCTAGCACTATGGGTGAACCCTCAGTCAAGTCTTCAATCTCTCGTGGAGTATCAGATTTCGAGAGCGGGTTCTGATACCGTTGTTCGTCTCACCGATCACCACAGGAGCGTCCCGGAGATCATTGAGTTCAGCAACACCACCTTCTACCAAGGCACTCTTCGACTTAGACGGACAGCCAATAGTGAAGGCACACAGCTGAAGTGGATCGACATAAGAGGCACAGAGGTTGACAAGGTCAACTCTGATGAAATCGATGCTGTGATAGCTCAAATCAAAGTCCTCTTGGAGCATGGCATCCTGCCTTCGGATATCGGTGTTGTCACTCCATTCACGTACCAAAAGCACGAGTTGACTGATCATTTCCGTACGAGAGGTGGGCACGGGGTTCCTAGGTGA